A part of Saimiri boliviensis isolate mSaiBol1 chromosome 11, mSaiBol1.pri, whole genome shotgun sequence genomic DNA contains:
- the TMEM69 gene encoding transmembrane protein 69 yields the protein MLRFIRFSQTSSKMLKYSFPVGLRASRTDTLSLKMSLQQNFSLFPRPWLSSSFPVYMSKTQCYHTSPCSFKKKQKATLPSRPPSTISYLPESPKPALYITVAGLIPFVAPPLVMLMTKTYIPILAFTQIAYGVTFLSFLGGIRWGFALPEGSPAKPNVLNLANSTTPLWFSWFAFIFFEKLSEAEAIVTIIMGLGIALHLEVFLLPHYPNWFKALRLVVTLVATFSLIITLIVKDAFSEKEHKKPGQI from the exons ATGCTTCGCTTCATCCGGTTTTCTCAAACATCTTCAAAG ATGCTGAAGTACTCTTTCCCAGTGGGACTAAGAGCCAGCAGAACAGATACACTTTCTCTCAAGATGTCTCTCCAGCAGAACTTTTCCCTGTTTCCAAGGCCTtggctttcttcttcatttccagTGTATATGAGCAAGACACAGTGCTATCATACATCCCCCTGCAGctttaaaaagaagcagaaagcaaCACTTCCATCCAGGCCACCAAGCACCATCTCTTATCTGCCTGAGAGCCCAAAGCCAGCATTATATATAACTGTGGCAGGACTAATCCCCTTCGTTGCTCCACCACTGGTCATGCTGATGACAAAAACTTATATTCCCATATTAGCTTTTACTCAGATCGCTTATGGAGTCACTTTCCTATCTTTCTTGGGTGGGatcagatggggttttgctctacCAGAAGGTAGTCCAGCCAAACCAAATGTCCTTAATTTGGCTAACAGTACAACTCCTCTTTGGTTTTCATggtttgccttcattttttttgaaaaactcaGTGAAGCAGAAGCCATAGTCACAATAATAATGGGTCTGGGGATAGCATTACACCTTGAAGTTTTTCTCTTACCACATTATCCCAACTGGTTCAAAGCCCTGAGGTTAGTAGTCACTTTAGTGGCCACTTTTTCACTGATAATCACTTTAATAGTTAAAGATGCTTTTTCCGAAAAAGAACATAAGAAACCTggtcaaatataa